The Fibrobacter sp. UWB11 genome includes the window CTGTAACCACCTTGGTACTTATGAGGGCGCCAGCCTGGCTGGTAGCGTCCGTGTTGAAGAAGTACGATTTAACGCCGAGGGCAACGCCTGCCAAAACGGCGATAACGATGATGATTTTCAAAAGTTTTTTCATAAGCATTAGAAAAATAGAAACATTGATTTTTTATTACAGCAATTTTGATGAATTGTGGACGCATAAGGTTGCAAATTTTCTAGCTTAAAGGGCATGACTCGCGTACGCAAAAAAGACGATAGTGCAGAAGTCCGTAAAGTGACTTGGGTGGGGCTCGGCTGGAACGCCACTTTGTCCGTTGCCAAGTTTGTCGTTGGCGTATTCGGGAATTCCCAGGCGCTTGTGGCAGACGCTATTCATAGCGCGTCTGATTTTATAACCGATGTCGCGGTTATTGTGGGGAGCCATTTCTGGAACTCACCTCCCGATGCTGAACACCCTTATGGTCATAGGCGCTTTGAAACGGTAATTACTATAGGCATTGGTCTTGCTGTTGCCGCTGTGGGTGTGGGTATTGGCTATAACGCCATTTTAGCCTTGTTGTCGGGGGAGGCTTCGCACCCGGAAATGTCGGTGGCGATTATGGCTCTTGCCTCGATTCTTGTAAAAGAGATTCTCTTCCGCTATACACGAAATGCGGGTCGACGGATCCGCAGTCAGGCGCTTGAGGCGAACGCTTGGCACCACCGTAGCGATTCCTTCAGTTCGATTCCTGTGCTTGTAGCGGTCATTTTTGCCATTTTGCTTCCGCAATTGTGGTTCGCCGACTCTGTCGGTGCGCTCGTTGTGGCCTTTTTCATTTTACATTCTGCGATAGAAATTGCGGCTCCGGGCCTTCGACAGCTAGTTGACCGCGGTGCCAATCCCGAAGTTCTTTTGAAATTGAAAGATTTGGCACTTTCGCACCCGAAAGTCATCAGTTTACATGGGCTCCGTTCTCGTTATGTCGGGAGTGACTTGCATGTGGACGTGCACATTGTCGTCGATGACCAGATGACCTTGAAAGATGCACATGATGTTGCCGAAGAGGTTGAGCAGTTGCTCATCGATTCTAACGAAAACGTTGTCGATGCCCTCGTGCACATTGACCCCTACAACGCCAACCGTGCTGCCCAAGGCGACATCAAGACAATCGAGAAGTAGCCCTTTCACACCAGTAAATATTCCAATGTGGTATTAGGACTTTGGCGATTATGCCTCGCTAAAAACGAGTTTCTATTTATATTAGTTTAGAACAAGTTGCGAGGTAGGATATGGTACTCGAAGAATTTTACAAGCTGAATAATGGTCAGCGAATCCCCAAAATTGCTCTAGGAACGTGGCAAACCCCAAATGACGTGGCTGCGACTGCCGTTGCAACGGCTATTGATGCGGGTTATCGCCATATCGATACTGCAATTGCGTACGATAATGAGACTGGTGTAGGGGCCGGGCTCAAGGCCGCACTCAAGTCGACCGGGATTCACCGCGAAAGCGTCTTTATCACCACGAAAATCCCTGCCGAAGTCAAGAATTATGATGATGCGGTTCGCTGTATCCAGGAATCGATGGATCGACTGGATGCGTTCCACATCGACATGATGCTTATCCATGCTCCTCGACCATGGGCCGAAATGGGTTCGACTTCTGGGAATCGCTATTTCAAGGAAAATCTTGAAGTCTGGAAAGCCCTTGAAGAGGCTTACGAGGCGGGTAAAATCCGAGCCATTGGCGTTTCGAATTTTGAAATTGATGACTTGAACAGTTTGCTGGCAGGTGCTCGCGTGATTCCCGCTGTGAACCAAATTCGCGTTCATATTGGGCATGTGCCGACTGAATTGATTGATTTCTGCGAACAGATCGGAATTCTGGTAGAAGCGTATTCGCCGAATGCTACAGGGCGCCTTTTGAAAGTGCCCGAAGTTTGTGCGATGGCTGAAAAATACCATGTTTCGGTGCCGCAACTTGCAAGCCGCTTTGTGCTGCAACTCGGGCTGTTGCCGCTCCCGAAATCAGTTCATGAAGAACGCATCCGTCAAAACGCCAAGCTTGATTTCGAAATTAATTCGAACGATATGGCCTCTCTCCTTGAAATTGATGGATTGTAAATAAAAATTATACTCAAAATTCAAAACGCATCAGAATGATGCGTTTTTTTTTGAAATTAAAGAAATTTTGTACTTTATTTGCTTAAATAAATTAATTGATATTAAACTTTGTTTATAATAATTTATACAATCTTGTATTGAAAATATAATTTGTTTGCGTTATATTATATGTACTGTTTAAAAACAAAGGAAAAAGTAATGAAAAAAATATACTTGCCAATGATGCTTGCTGCGTCATTTGGACTTGCAAACGCAATTGAAATGCCTACATATACGGGCAACTGTAAAATAAAAGGGTACGATTATTCCACTATTTGTGGTATCCCTCAATGGACTCATGTCTATGGAAGTCCCCTTGGCGTTTCTACGGATTATGCCTGCACCGATAATCAATTTTTTCAGGGCTATGATGGCTACACTCCGGGCAAAGGCAAGCCTTATACGATTCATAACAATAAATCTCAATCGATTAACGGATTTAAGCTTTACTATTATTTTACGGCACCTCCTTCACGACAATTTAATGTAAAAGTATATCGTTATCTTTATGCAAATCGAAGCGATCGTGCTCATGTGATGATTGATAATTCTATTCAACCTAGTGGTATACAAATTGAAAAATTGTCTGAAACTCAGTATAGGGCCATCCTTAATTACAGTAATGTAACTATAGCAAAGTCAACGCGCTTCCCGACAGAAGGTGGAATTTATATTAGGGTCGCTTCGACGGATTCTTATGGCATTGATGGGTATGAACTGAATGGCTTTGCGATTGGATCAAAGTCAGGTACTGTTTTGTATGGCCCGGATTTGAATGATGAAGGTACGACAACTCTTCCTTTAACAGCAAGGCGAATTGGTGTTTTGACGGACGAATCGACGTGTCCTGATTATAGTATGATTTCGCTTGATGTGGAAGATTCGAATGATCAGACTTCTATCACTCATGTTGGAGGTGCCTCAGGAAGCCCTATAGGAGTTCAGAAGGCTGGGTCATATCTTCGTTTCAAGTATTGCGGACTTTCTTATAGCCAACTTCCTCAAGCCAGATTTGGCTATGCCGTATTGAAGCTTGATTCTGAATGCCCTGCTGGATCAGTTCCTATTATTCGTACCCATGATACGGAAGATTCTAATAATAATGACTCGTATACGGGTTATATATGGCCGAATTCTGTAGTTAAGGGACCTGCTCATACAGTACTGCAATATTGCTTTGTCTCGAGTAAGGCTGGCTCGTCAATCAAATATCCCTTTGCCAAAAAGTATGGTGTTTTTGCAAGTAATCGTGCTTATTATGGTGACGAAAATAATATTTCTGTTAGCAAGGTCTTTGTTGATGACGAAAACAATGGCAACCAAAATTCTTGGGATAGAAGTGGAGTTCCCCTCCATTTGCGCAGTTTGACTCAAGACGTTATGACTGGTTATGAAGATACTGAGTATTATGTTGCAAGATGGGTTGGACCTGAAAACGCTATGCTTTCTAAGTCTGCCGAAGTTGCTGATGTGCACCATTCTGTAAACAACTCGTATGTTGCAGCTGCTCCGCTTGCTCCGGCAATCAAGGGCTTGAACCGTTCTGCCGTAGCTGTTGAGCTCCAGTCTGTTGGTGACGCAAAGATTTCTATTGTCGGAATCAATGGTGCTGTTGTCGCTAATATTACAGAAAAGAATCTCCAGCCGGGCGTCCATCAAATCAAGTGGAATGCCGGGATGGTGCCGAGTGGTCGCTATGTCGTGAAAATTGAACAGAACGGTATGGTGAACGCCAAGAACGTTATTCTAAAATAAATAAAGTTCATTTGATTTGTGAAAAAGTGCCGCTCTATTGAGCGGCACTTTTTGCATCAAGGAACCCTATGAAGGGCTTTTTTTGGAGTTTCTTTTACTTTATGTTTACGCGCTTGTAGTTGTTGCCCACTTTGACAATGTAAGAACCTGCGGTAGCAACCTTTACACGAGTATCACTGCTGTTCAACTTACCGGTCGAAATTACATGTCCGTTAATATCCATAATTGCGTATTGTTTTGCAATATTCATTTTTTCAGTGGTAATCGTAATTTCGAGAGCGCCAGATTTTGCAATGCTAAAGTTGTTTGTGATGCTGGCAGGAACTCTGCGTTCTGCGACAGATGTGGTACCTTTCACTTGGAGCTGCAAGACGTATTGATCGGAATCTATCTTGATGATTAAATAATATGTTCCTGGATTAAACGTTTCATTCAGCTTGTTCTCATTAATTACGGGGCGCATTGGATTAGAAACGTCGAATATGCCGTTGAGCTGAATTGGGTTTGCTGTGAATTCTGCTTCGCTAATCAGAGTCTTTGTTGCGTCGGTTCCAGTTTTGTCTGTAGTTAATTGGTAACGGATTTTCATTGTTTTCGGCGCGTCAGCGGTGTCGCAAATGATGGTCGTTGGTGTGCAAGAAGTTCCATCGCTAATGGCGCGGCAGACTTTATATGTGTTAAAATTGCTTACTTTTTGTGGGTCTGTGTTATATCGGCTGTTTTCAACTCTAATACCAGAAGCAAATTTGGGGAATAGCATGCTTGTGCTGATTTTTAGGTCTCCAGATGTAGTACGGCGGTTGCAATAGAATATATCGATGTCGTAAAGTTCGCCGATTGTTGCGTTGGGCATAAACTTGTCTACATCTACGTAACCGGGGGCTGCAAGGTGAGTGCCTCCAATGTCGATGGCGAGTTTGTTGTCTATGTAAACCCATATATCGTCACTGCCGCTAATGCTGAATTTTAAACCGTTCTTGAATCTAAATGTAGAGTGCATTTCGGCGCAGAAATGTTGGTTGCGGCCTCCATTGCCTTCTGCGACGCTAACATTTGATGACCAACGGGGAACGCCTGCGGTTGCTTTGGTTTCAGTGCCTTCGGTGAACAGCGGCCAATTTGTAGGTGCCTGATCTGTGCAGCTCCAACCGAAAACGCAATCGATTGTGGAATTGATGCTCTTGAAGAAAGTTTCGGTTTCGGCTGCGTCGGCGAATAATCCGTTGCAGTTGTGTCCTTTGTTCCAACCGGGGCCATTGCAAGTCAGGTCGAATACAGGGACGAATTCAGTGGAATCTATTTTGCGGAGCTTTTCGCCATGGAAAATGGGGCCTTCTGCATAATGCTTTGTACGAGCTGCAGGAGCGGGTACTTGATTTGCAAAGTATGATTTGACCAACTCGTTGGTTTTTCCTTCTACAGGGAAGAATCCTCCGGGTACGGGAATCCTAAGATTTGGACTTGTGAAGTTGTCTGAATTGAATTCCCATTTGCCGTGGTTTGTGCGGGTGAATGGAATGTCGAAACAGGATGCTTCGTTTACGCCTTCGGTGTAATTAAACAATTGGTTGAAATACTTGTCGTCAATGAAGCATTTTTTGCCTGCTGCAGAAAGTTTAGGCTTTTTGATTGTTTTGTCCAAAGTGGAGTCGACAAGACCTGTTGTAACGCCTAAGCATGCGTTGATGGCTTCGAGGACTTTGGCTCTTTCGACGTCTTGCGCGGCTATTCCTGATTGAGCTTGACAACCTTCGCCGCCTGCAGCGTAGCAGGAGAATGACGGGTGCAAGCTTGCGTCTGTGTCGTAAATAGTGGCTGCAAGGTTGAACGAACAGGTGCCTGTAATCATAGGCCTTTCTGTGAACCAACCTTTTGTAGCTGAGGGAAGTTCGCTTGCTCGATTTCCGTCTGCGACAAAATAAAGAGCGTTAATGAATGTGGCTTCAGAAGCGAAAACTTGAAAGACGTCGGCTAGAGGGATGGCTTGTAGAGAGTCGCTGTTTTCGCCACCCATGCCGATACTGTTTCTGAGTTCTTCGTCATCATCGGTATGGAATACAACTTTGTTTGGAATTTCTTCGTCGACGTATTTGCGGATGAACCATCCACAGTGATCGGGGTCCGGCGTTAAAGCGTGGCTTTGCCCGTCTTCGTAAATCATTGGCGTGGAACTGTTCCAAGTTGCGTTATCGGGCAAGAATACGTGAAGTTCACGGACTGTTTCTGCCCAAACGGTGGATAATCCTAACGCAATGATTGATGAGCCTACAATTCTAGTTAGTCTCATATGTTTCCTCCTTTGTATATAAATAATTTACTATGAAAATAAATTCTTTCAAAAAAGTTAGTTTGTTGTAAAAATCTGTTTTTATTCTGTTAATTGAAAATTAACGTACCGCCAAAGGCGGTCCGCGTATCATTGCTGTATCATATAAAGTATATGCAACATAGCGTTGCATTAAGACGAAAAAAAATCCGCGCTTTTCTCAAAGGCACGGATTTATGAATGATTGATTTAGATGAAAATTAGTCGTTGATCATGTGCTCGTAGAACTTACGGTACATGTCCTTTTCTTCGGTCTTGCGTACGGCAATTGCGTCTTGCGGATGGCGGTTGAGCATACCCGTAATCATCTGCGGGATGATGTAGCCCCATTCGTACTTGCTCTGCAACGGCAAGAAGAGTTCCTGAATGGCGTCGAGAACCGGGCGGAGGTCGTACTTCGGATTCTTGAGGAAACCGAGGAGGAGTTCCGTGGTGCAGTTGCCTGCGCCGCGGCCCATGCCGGACACGGAACCGTCGAGATAATCAACGTGGTTGATGATGGCCTGGATCGTGTTGGAGAAGGCGAGCTGCTGGTTGTTGTGGCCATGGAAGCCGAACTTCTTGTTCTTCACGATTCCCTTGTAGCGGGCGAGTTCCTTGTCGATGTCTTCTTGGTAGAAAGCGCCGAAGCTATCGACGAGGTAAAGCACGTCGGCGT containing:
- a CDS encoding aldo/keto reductase yields the protein MVLEEFYKLNNGQRIPKIALGTWQTPNDVAATAVATAIDAGYRHIDTAIAYDNETGVGAGLKAALKSTGIHRESVFITTKIPAEVKNYDDAVRCIQESMDRLDAFHIDMMLIHAPRPWAEMGSTSGNRYFKENLEVWKALEEAYEAGKIRAIGVSNFEIDDLNSLLAGARVIPAVNQIRVHIGHVPTELIDFCEQIGILVEAYSPNATGRLLKVPEVCAMAEKYHVSVPQLASRFVLQLGLLPLPKSVHEERIRQNAKLDFEINSNDMASLLEIDGL
- a CDS encoding fibro-slime domain-containing protein; this translates as MRLTRIVGSSIIALGLSTVWAETVRELHVFLPDNATWNSSTPMIYEDGQSHALTPDPDHCGWFIRKYVDEEIPNKVVFHTDDDEELRNSIGMGGENSDSLQAIPLADVFQVFASEATFINALYFVADGNRASELPSATKGWFTERPMITGTCSFNLAATIYDTDASLHPSFSCYAAGGEGCQAQSGIAAQDVERAKVLEAINACLGVTTGLVDSTLDKTIKKPKLSAAGKKCFIDDKYFNQLFNYTEGVNEASCFDIPFTRTNHGKWEFNSDNFTSPNLRIPVPGGFFPVEGKTNELVKSYFANQVPAPAARTKHYAEGPIFHGEKLRKIDSTEFVPVFDLTCNGPGWNKGHNCNGLFADAAETETFFKSINSTIDCVFGWSCTDQAPTNWPLFTEGTETKATAGVPRWSSNVSVAEGNGGRNQHFCAEMHSTFRFKNGLKFSISGSDDIWVYIDNKLAIDIGGTHLAAPGYVDVDKFMPNATIGELYDIDIFYCNRRTTSGDLKISTSMLFPKFASGIRVENSRYNTDPQKVSNFNTYKVCRAISDGTSCTPTTIICDTADAPKTMKIRYQLTTDKTGTDATKTLISEAEFTANPIQLNGIFDVSNPMRPVINENKLNETFNPGTYYLIIKIDSDQYVLQLQVKGTTSVAERRVPASITNNFSIAKSGALEITITTEKMNIAKQYAIMDINGHVISTGKLNSSDTRVKVATAGSYIVKVGNNYKRVNIK
- a CDS encoding cation diffusion facilitator family transporter produces the protein MTRVRKKDDSAEVRKVTWVGLGWNATLSVAKFVVGVFGNSQALVADAIHSASDFITDVAVIVGSHFWNSPPDAEHPYGHRRFETVITIGIGLAVAAVGVGIGYNAILALLSGEASHPEMSVAIMALASILVKEILFRYTRNAGRRIRSQALEANAWHHRSDSFSSIPVLVAVIFAILLPQLWFADSVGALVVAFFILHSAIEIAAPGLRQLVDRGANPEVLLKLKDLALSHPKVISLHGLRSRYVGSDLHVDVHIVVDDQMTLKDAHDVAEEVEQLLIDSNENVVDALVHIDPYNANRAAQGDIKTIEK